One genomic region from Syntrophorhabdaceae bacterium encodes:
- a CDS encoding energy transducer TonB, translated as MASQITFGLGRDGDLSKAFLISLLVHALAITIAIMLVGTDTLRHLRPLVVYLTDEGPGAGSAKPNVMNRAKDGRASRIRHDEYRSVTGQTEVTRQASPDELFAKNVHLSETIDSKQMETQKPDPTPVTSLTLHDNQLSVSSERPRDEYGLGTKGAGHSADSAGEGSGSDGKRASGTGGPGHGETNSLSALYLQQQFAYIRELILKNLKYPSIARTMGWKGVVTVSFTVMEDGKADNIRVVKSSGHEVFDQTVMRAIREIQPFPKPPVRAQLVIPITFRLE; from the coding sequence GTGGCATCACAGATTACCTTTGGGTTAGGAAGAGATGGGGACCTCAGTAAAGCTTTTCTGATTTCCCTTCTCGTTCATGCCCTTGCTATTACGATTGCAATCATGCTCGTGGGAACCGATACGCTGAGGCATCTCAGACCACTTGTTGTCTACCTTACTGATGAAGGACCGGGAGCGGGGAGCGCCAAGCCAAATGTTATGAACAGAGCGAAAGATGGACGTGCTTCAAGAATAAGACATGATGAATATAGAAGCGTTACCGGACAGACAGAAGTCACTCGCCAAGCCTCGCCTGATGAGCTTTTTGCGAAAAACGTACATCTCAGTGAAACGATAGATTCTAAACAAATGGAAACACAAAAACCTGACCCCACACCAGTGACTTCCCTTACCCTGCACGATAATCAACTATCCGTATCAAGTGAAAGACCGAGAGACGAGTACGGTCTCGGTACTAAGGGAGCCGGGCATAGTGCGGACTCTGCCGGGGAAGGTTCCGGTTCAGACGGTAAACGCGCTTCTGGAACAGGCGGACCGGGGCACGGGGAAACAAACAGTTTGAGCGCACTATATCTACAACAACAGTTTGCTTATATCAGGGAGCTTATCCTCAAGAACCTGAAGTATCCCTCGATTGCGAGAACAATGGGGTGGAAAGGTGTGGTAACTGTTTCCTTTACGGTAATGGAAGACGGGAAGGCAGATAACATACGCGTGGTAAAAAGCTCTGGTCACGAAGTCTTTGACCAAACGGTGATGAGGGCCATTCGGGAAATACAGCCTTTCCCCAAACCGCCGGTCAGGGCTCAGCTGGTTATTCCGATTACTTTTCGGCTCGAGTGA
- the nikR gene encoding nickel-responsive transcriptional regulator NikR, with product MSEIVRFGVSLEKSLLEKFDNIIREKNYTNRSEAIRDIIRNELVKKEWIRGNDVAGAITLVYDHHKKDLLAKITDIQHEYQKMIMCTQHIHLDHDNCLEIIAVRGKPDYVRILADTLKAVRGIKNGTLSMSTVGKDLE from the coding sequence ATGTCTGAAATCGTCAGATTTGGTGTTTCATTAGAAAAAAGCTTGCTTGAAAAGTTCGATAACATCATAAGAGAAAAGAACTATACGAACCGTTCGGAAGCCATAAGAGACATTATACGTAACGAATTAGTAAAAAAAGAATGGATTCGGGGAAACGACGTAGCCGGTGCAATAACCCTCGTATACGACCACCACAAAAAGGATCTGCTGGCCAAGATTACAGATATCCAGCATGAATACCAGAAGATGATAATGTGTACGCAGCATATACACTTAGACCACGACAATTGCCTTGAAATCATTGCCGTAAGAGGAAAACCAGATTACGTAAGAATACTGGCCGATACGCTTAAAGCCGTAAGGGGAATAAAGAACGGAACATTGAGCATGTCCACTGTAGGAAAGGACCTGGAGTGA